TACGGcctattattaaatattaaatacaaacattCACAATAACCTTATGGCAGTTATTTCTACAGTAGGCAGGCTCTAAATATGGTGTCTAGAATAAACAGCATTTGAGGAAGGAATGAGAAGGACAcagggaaggaaggaaaaaaggagGGAAAGAGGAAAAGGATGGAAAGAAGGTAGGGatgaaaaaatacacaaaagaaaggaaagaggAAAGGAAGGATGGGCACAGATGAAATAAGCAAAGAAGCAGGAAGGGAAgcacaagaagaagaaataaattaccATAAGGACTAACAAGGAGAAAGAACACAAAGGGAGGGAGGAGTGATAAGGGCAAGGCAACAAGGACACAGGGAAGGCAGGAAGGAAGGTAGGAAggaaggcaggcaggcaggcaggcaggcaggcaggcaggaaggaaggaaggaaggaaggaaggcaaggaaggaaggaaggaaggaaaaacaatGACATGGAAAAAAGTTTCAATgctctttttttccttccataATTATCAAACCTTTGTAATTCTGAACTGAAAATCTTCACTTTTAATGACTGCATAGGAACCCTGTGCTTAAATCTTAAATCAGGAAGTATGAATCTGCAATCACTGCCTCTCACATGTGTGCAGAAAGCGAGACATGGGCAAATTCCACGACGTCACCACCTCCACCATGGACCGGGGGAATTCAATATTAAGAGGCTTAGACACGCTCAGATCCCTGCAAAACAAGACGTAAACGGTGGCAGTTTGttagaaatgtaataaaagaGATGAATGCATTTTGTTCAAGGGGGCAAATGCATTTCTCACCATTTGAGGTTTTCTTTCTCCTCTGTAAATCCTGCCCCTGCAAGAGTAGCAGTGGTTTCGCTCAGGTAGCCAACAAAGTAATTGCTAAAGTGGAAAGACATTGTGTTCTCAAATGCCAGCAGCCACCTAATGCAAAGTGACCAGCAGAAATACATTGTTAGGATCCCATCCAGTTTAACTGATTATAAAACAGGAATGAAGGACATACTTGGCCAGTGAACCTCTAGGAAAGcataaggaaaaagaaaagagtaaTGTTTCAAATTTGCACAATTGCTTTATTGTCTTTTCTTGTGATTACTTATGTCTCACCAAGTAATTCAAGTTGATGAAATGGAAAAATGAGAGGGTGGAAAAGGTGTCCTGGTACACATGTAGCTGCACATAGAAGGAGGGGTGGGAACATGCATGCAGGTAAAGCTTGTGCACACAGTAAACACAGCAACCATGCAACTAAAGTGTGACAATTCTGTGGAAACACAGCTACAGTGATGGGAATGATCAGGAGAGCTCTGGACCTTTACTTGCCTGATCTTCCGCCTCTTTTTGCTTTAAACACATCAGGCAACGGAAGCATTAACTCACAGAAAACTCAAGCTGGGACTTGTTTAAACACACCAGTGTTTCACTCACCTTCGCAGGAGCTTGTCTCCATAGACAGGGATGAAGTAAGGGAAGAGGTAGGGAGCCACACAGTTGGAAATGACAAGGCAGATCTGGCTCTTCACCCAGCTAAAAGACACTTTTAAAAGCCACCCTAAGCTCTAAGGAGAGAAATGATAGCACAGAGTTAACAGCTGACCTCAGGATCAACAGTTGCTTGTAAAACCATTCATACCCCTTTAGACtcattacattttgtcatgtcaaaaccacaaatttgatcttttctaTTGAAattttatctgatagaccaacaccaagTAACCAAGGGAAATTATACAcggttttgaaatattttacaaatgtaattctgaaaagtgtgatgcGCCCTTGAAGTCAGTCCCTTTATAATTTGTAACCCACACTCACCACGCTCCTATTTAGCTACTGCCCAATAATCACTTATAAATGCAGATCTTAAAATCGGCATGTTAATCAGGACCCACAACCCCCCTCCTCTGTTGACAATCAATGGTGACCTCATACTACTACCACACATCGAGCGACCCCTTCCACAAATGACCAATAGTTTGTTGTCTGTTCACAAAGGCAAAGGACAGGCCTGTTTGTCTTCTGTGCAGAGCCAAAGTAGCTGTAACCAAAGAATGCAATATATAACATTTCTTCAATAAATATCAAGGTTGATCCTGCCACTTCGTCCACGTCTTTAATTTCGGCCAATCCTATTTGAGTTCCACACCCCTGGTCTACATGACCAGGGGTCAGGTAGACACAGGATTATTTTGCTCTCCAAAAAACCctgtgaggccttcacagaacagggattagattacacacaggtagactcTTCTGACTAattaggcaacttctgaaggcagttggatACTCCAGTTAACTATTATTCGAATACTAAATTtgttgacaattatttcaataatcgattaatcacgattaatccGATTAATTGTTTGAGCCCTAAAACTGGCCTCAGTTTCCAGTTTCCTACACTTGTGGTTTTAGGCACCAAACTTACCAACTTACGTCCTTCTAGAGCTTCTTTGTAGCTGTTGAAGCTGATCCAAGGACCAAAGATGACTGTGCCCACAAAGTAAATGTAGCCCATGAACTCAATGGGTGAGGGGACATTGGTCACAATACCTCTGTCCAGATCAAATGCCAGAGAGATGGCTTTCATGGCAACCACCATCTGTGAACCTACACAACAGAGGTTCCAAATCAGAACTAGAAAAGCACctttcattattaaaaaaaacaagttctgGATTACCTCTCATTTTGTGCCAGTTGGTGGTATCCATCATATGCAGCTCCCTGatcaaaacagataaaaatagaaacatttcaATGCCTGTGTAATTCCTGCAACTTTGAAAAGTTCACATCAAACGCCCACTTTGTGTGAAACGCAGATATTTCGGGTACCAGAAGATGACTCTTTTACCCGAGGAGCAGGTAGATGAGCACCGTTATGGACAGAAAGGTTCCTCGGATGGTCGAATGGCGGcacaggaagaggaagaggtAGCATAGAAGGCTAAGAAGGACAACCCAGATCATGTGGAGCTCAAAGAACAGGTAGAGAGTGTAGAAACCTCCTGCCACTGTGCACAGGTGCTTCACAAAGGAAGGGAGACCTGACAAAgcaagtttaaaaataaacaaaaaatgtacaaaGCTGACAGTGTAACAGGTGAAAAACACCAAAATAACTAAGCTCTCACCCAACATCCAGAGCAGACGACACAGCAGGCAGATAACCAACAGCTGCCATACCTGCTCCAGGCCCTGCTGGGCTGTAGGCAGCAGGCAGCCATGAGCGAGCTCCTGGAAAAACTTCTGCCGGCTGAACACCCCCATGTCTACACTGGGAAAGCAGATGGAAGCCAAACTCCTTTGGTTTTCAGAACAACTAGAAGAGTACTTAGAGTCAAACTTAACATGCAACTCATATAATGCTTACatatatatgttttgttttgctttttatgtttGGCCATATGTCTTTTAACCTAAACTTTGTGTTATAACACATTTATAACACTTATAATTTGTTAGATTTATTAGCCTGATAATTTATGTATCTGTATTCATTAACgtgtgttattattattgttgtttattaaattcTTTATCTGTCCACTTGTTTTCCAACCTGTCACTTGTATGAAAAGTGCTCAACAATTAAAGTTTGACTGAGTGATTGATTGACTCTATGCATCCAAGGAAAGCATGATCTGCAACACACCCACTCCAAGCAAAACAACCCTGCGTTGATccatgcagcagctgcaggagaCTCTGCGGAATTGATGAAATATCAGGTGCGATTTGTTTTGCTTGCAAATACACATCTGGATCTCATCTAACAGAGAAACCCGGTTAGTGATGCCTTTCAAGAGTCCTATTATCTTATCTAAGTATGCAAAACACATGAAACCCGTGCAAACCCATGAGGTGAAACTGGGTCTTCAGACCGCTGCTACGGGGATTTCAATGAAGATTATTGGATGCTATTCTTCAAGGCATGCTCTCCGCAATGCGGTCCAGCAAAGGGATGAGTTGACTCCCAGCTGCATTAGGAGCACGGTTGATCCAACGTGGTTTGTGCGTATTGCCAGGCAGAAAATGCATCTTAAATGCAGGAAAGCTGCTACAGCCAGCAGGATTTACTGGGGTTCCTAACGTACTTGAGACTTGCTCCCCAGCCCCCCGCCTCAGCCACAGCTTACTGGATGGCCCAGGAATGCCAGCTTGGTTTCCGGGGTAAGACTCACCCTTTCCGAGCaggagcaacagcagcaggaggTCCCTCCTTGTGTCTTTATCCAGCGGTTTTCTCTACACTCGTTCAGGTCTGTGTCCAGCAGCCGGAGGTCCCTCGGTCTAGATGATGCATATCTGGATCATTCCCATTGTCACAGCATCAGCACAGCTGGCACATCATCTGACAACGCATACCATGACATTATCTAACCAATAGGAAGCTCAGCTCACAGAATGTGAGCCAATCAGAGCGTTGAGTGTCTTGAAGTGAAAGGTAAAACATCCAATCAGAGGCGTCAGCCAGTGCGACCGGGGCATCCGAACCAATGGGACGTGTACAGCTTGCAGATGGACCCAGGTGCACCTCTGGCTGATGGAGGGTGCACAGAAAGACCCTCTGCTTTTTTGTGATAATTATATTatgccttttttctttaacatgtaTTTATGTGAAACTAATAGCAAAAATCAGGTCTCCAAGTGGAAACGGTGGTATGTCTTCATGAGGCTGTTTGTTCATaactgttctctaacaagcctcTGGGCCCTGCACAGAACTGGGTTTATATTGAGATAATACACTGGTGGACTCCTGAAGGTAACTGCTGTTCCAAATTTCAATTGGGGGTAATCAGAGCAAACAGGGCATCAGACAAATGTATGCCTCAACTAGCAggtttatttgtaaattattttgaatatcCAGGCCTCACCTTCCTTACATTTCACAGTTATGTGTTACAATGTCTTAGTCTATTAaacaaaatcccagtaaaataaattaaagttgaaagttatgtgctacaaatggagaaaatcTTGAGAACCAGAATTATTTTTCAAAGCACtgttaaagatttaaaactACACAGATCTAacctcctttacatttaaaCATATAACCAAACATTTGGAGGTAAAGTGAAACACAAATTGTGAAATTTGCAATTTGGAGCATCTCTTCTTCAGCTCGTTAATCAATGTTTAATTTTCCATGACAGACAGCACAATAAATACTTCTTAGACACTATAAACCAAAAGTGTGCCTACAAAAGTAATCTAATTGTGCATCATTTAATAACATGCCCTCAAAGAACTGCATTTATCTACTTAAACTGTATAGTTCATATTATTTAACCTTGTAATTCTAACTAATCATGTAGTAGAACATCAGGAAACTCAAATAGCATAATCCTAGAAGTACAATCTGCAAAAATGCTGGGGGTAATAAATCATAAATTATATTATGATTTCTGAGAGTAACACAACAGGTAGAATGATTAATCGTATGCCAagtacacatatctaataagcATGTGCCAAAATCCAAAAGAGTATCAAGCATCTATTCAatattccattttattttaatatatttgagGTACAAACTACATCCTAAGAGCAACATAACTGATGCTTTGTGTCAAAgtgaaataaaagacaaaaacaaaagaaatcataCAGTGACTTGCATTAATTTTCGCTCACATGGCTCTAGAAAGTGAATatgaagaataaaaaacaaatgcttaCAGGTTCTTACAAAATCTATACTTTTACAAAAAACGTCTGAGGACCTCCTTGGAAAACATTAATGCCAGGACATTGCTCGTGAGGTAAAGATAGACACAGTGCAAAGGTTTTTCTCCAATGATCTGCAGGAAGTAAAACAAACAAGCGTAATAAAGCTACTTTGTTAACTTGTAAAACTAAGTCAGAGGCAACAAAATTCTGCGTTTGACTTCATCACTGTAGCAGGTACAGGACTAGTTTACAGCTTACAATCTGACAGGCATTTGCTGGAAGGAAAACAAGCCTCCGAATGTTAACTTCATCTCCCAGTCTGTTAATCCTGCCTTCTGCCACTTCTGTTTAGTTTGCACACAACGCAATACAAGTCTAACACTTTCATAACCTAAATACTAGAGTATCTGCATGTGTGTATACATCATGTCCAAAAGCAGCATTCATCTATTATACAAAACAgtaacttttatttgtttttttgcagctgGCTGAGGTAGATAGAACAGAGTGTAATGAAAAGAAACCTATCTTATAATGCAAACATTACTGCTAATGTTAGTTGTGTGCAGAAAACTGATTGGATATGATGCCAGGAAATGCATAACATAAGCTGCAGCTTGAATGCCTACTGGAGTGGCTGTATAATAAAAGTCTGTCACATATAAAATGTGTCAGCATTGCAAATTACACAGTAGTAGTATAGTTACTACATAAAGTCACAAAGACAGATAAAGAGGAGCTCACAATTTGCCAAAATTGAGTCAACATCCCAATATGTATGAAATATGTATAACACAAAGGACCAGTCCCGTAATAAGCAAtagtgaaaatatttaaagtaggcagacaggtcAGTTAGTCAAATGTTACGCTCACACTGTAGTTGGCTGCACCACTTAAACATGTACATCtgtaataaaatcataatttggtgATGACGTATGGATTTCCACAACACAATTtcacagaaaaacgtttttagaAGGtgaactgaagaaaaaaaaaaatgctccaAACTCTGCTGTGTTTGCATTTGTGTTGATGAAATGAAATGACCCGCTCCTTCTGTTTAGtgccttatgtgatgtcaccagaaGCCTGTGAGTGTGGGAGCCCGTTTAGAGAAAGGAAGCTCTTGTCTTAGAGATTTccaataaaatagtaaaacataAGGAATGACGGACCATCGCATGCTGTTTTATACTCGACATCCTTTATCTAAAGTGAGTTTGATTGATCTCACAGAGAAGTCTGGTTAGCAGCTTTAAATCAGATTACAATCTCCAGGTCATAGGCAATTTTCTCTAATTTGACTTGTTTGACAGGTGGCTCATCTGGGCAAATTTGAACTAGCTCTTCTGGTTCCTCCTTGATCTTGACTTCTTTTTTAGGCTTGCTTAAAATGTATTCGTAATTTCTCTGAACGTCAAGCAAAGCTGAGGTGAGGTGCTGAGCCGAAAAGATCTTTAGTGAAGATGGGAGTTGGGGTTGTTGAGAAAGATGTGGTTGTATCAAAGCGGGAGATGAGTCAGACAAGAGTGGTTTAAACCGAAACAAGGTTCCTTGGTTATTTGGGAGTCTGAAGATTGGAGAGGGTGGAGAGggcacagcagcaggtttcaCCGAGACCAGGAGAGGTTTTCTGATGTCTGTCAGAGGGAAAGTCTTCAGTAGAGGTGAGCTAGTAAGAGCAGGACTGTCTGGAGGTGTATCAGTCAGTGTATTCAAAGTGTGGTCAACCATTTTGGTTATTTTGCTTGTTTCGTCCTTTTCTTTGCTCACATTATTGTCTAGAAGTTCATCTTCACTGCCGGAGGAACTTTCCTCAGACTCGGGTAGAGGCTCGGACCGCGTCTGGAACAAAACGTGGTTGTGACGGCGGCAGAAGAGCGCGCCGCACCTAAGGCACTTCCTCACATCCCGAACGTGAAGCAGTTTGTGACGCTTCAGGTAGTGACTTGTAGTGAAAGTTCGATCGCACAGGTTACAGGGAAAGGATGGCTGATCCCTGGTGTTCAAGTAAGGCTCAGTTAAACCCGACTGACTCATGTCCGTTTCTTCACGCCGCTCTTTGGGTGAGACGGCAGTAAATGTCTCATTCCTCAGATCAACTTGATAAGCACCTTGTGGTAAAACTAAAGGCTTTAGGAGCACAACAGGATtcattttatcttgttttaacATGCCTCCTGGTGGTTTCTGCTGTAATGGAGTGATGTTTAGGCTGGATTTGTTCTCTGGTTTGATCGTTTCAGGTTTACTTTCACTATTGGTCAAACCTTGGTCTTTGTCATAGATCTTTTTGTCTTCTGTTTCTTCTTCCTAGATGGCACAAACCCCAGAATAGATTAATGTACTATAAAAGCAATAAACAGtattaaaaaacagaacaatatgTAAGGTTGCAAgtgttaaacataaaaaataggaaaataatTTCATGAGACATTTAAATAGAGTAAAAAGGTGGTGACTGCTACCTTAGACATTGACGTGCACAACAAAGTTTGGATTTCTGGTAAAAGTTCATCCCCTGTTTCCATCAAGGGATGGGACTGGTGGTCCGAAGGAGACTCAGATGCAGGTTGGGTTGGTGATTTTTTGGTCTCTTCATCCTCTCCCAAAGtatgtgtgttttctgtctctgcatCCTTTCTCAGAGCCCCTGTGTTTTCTGTGTCTGCATCCTTTCTCAGAGCCcgtgtgttttctgtctctgcatCCTTTCTCAGAACCcgtgtgttttctgtctctgcatCCTTTCTCAGAGCCcgtgtgttttctgtctctgcatCCTTTCTCAGAGCCcgtgtgttttctgtctctgcatCCTTTCTCAGAGCAcgtgtgttttctgtctctgcatCCTTTCTCAGAGCCcgtgtgttttctgtctctgcatCCTTTCTCAGAGCCcgtgtgttttctgtctctgcatCCTTTCTCAGAGCAcgtgtgttttctgtctctgcatCCTTTCTCAGAGCCcgtgtgttttctgtctctgcatCCTTTCTCAGAGCAcgtgtgttttctgtctctgcatCCTTTCTCAGAGCCCGTGTGTTTTCTGTGTCTGCATCCTTTCTCAGAGcctgtgtgttttctgtctctgcatCCTTTCTCAGAGCCcgtgtgttttctgtctctgcatCCTTTCTCAGAGcctgtgtgttttctgtctctgcatCCTTTCTCAGAGCCcgtgtgttttctgtctctgcatCCTTTCTCAGAGCCcgtgtgttttctgtctctgcatCCTTTCTCAGAGCCcgtgtgttttctgtctctgcatCCTTTCTCAGAACCcgtgtgttttctgtctctgcatCCTTTCTCAGAGCAcgtgtgttttctgtctctgcatCCTTTCTCTGAGCCcgtgtgttttctgtctctgcatCCTTTCTCAGAGCACGTGTGTTTTCTATCTCTGCATCCTTTCTCAGAGCCcgtgtgttttctgtctctgcatCCTTTCTCAGAGCCcgtgtgttttctgtctctgcatCCTTTCTCAGAGCCcgtgtgttttctgtctctgcatCCTTTCTCAGAGCCCGTGTGTTTTCGGTCTCTGCAACCTCTCTcgtggttgttgttgttttggtcTTCCCATATGGTTTCTGTTGGCGTCTTTTTTGACAGCCAGAAGCCCtttgaaagaaataataatGACATTTAATGCtgttatatagatatatatacatattaaaCTTAGGGATAGCTTCTCACTATCCCTGACTGATACAGATAAGTCCAAAATTGTTCATACCCTTGACAGATTTATGCTTAgtgtattcttttatttttgtaccaacatgtttcttctgactgaaagTAATCTTAAAGCTTTGGAGCGAATTAAATCtgacagagaatctatgggggGAGCTAAAGATTTGGGTGGTGGCAGAGACACCTTCcaaccagtggaaacatgcaaaaagctggccAGCAATTATAacaagggtttgattgctgtaatgcatTGAGAAGGATATACGCAACTTCCCATATGTCAATTTTTAactaaatgtaagaaaaataggtgaattcttttttttcccacaaaagGATACTCCTGGGTCAGAACTGGGTCACAACATCTACAAAACTCCAATTGTTGTGGGATGTTCCCGGTAAGCATTGGTCAGTATCAACAGTTGTAAAAGGAACGAATAGTGGTGAACTGGCAAACAGCCTCATCTGCAGCCAAGGTAACAAAAGCACACAGATAGTtctgctggttctgatagaaagcTGTTACGACACAGTTGGAAAGCTGTGTCAAGTGTCTATGCTAGTCATAATAGTATGCCTCACCTGTGTAAAACATGATTAGAACTGCAGTTATAAACTGTGTCTCTGCTCTTCTGTCAGTTTAAATCTCAAATTAAAACCACACATGCTGATGTGTAACCTTTAGAAAGGAAAGCATTGCTGTAGCAGTTGAATGTGAAGAGTGCAGAGAGAAATACATTGTTATTGTCTTGTCTTGCTAATAGTACATGGCCTTGTCACTGATATATTACATATATGTAAATATACGTAATACTTAAAGCATGTGTTCTGTAAATTAAGGGAATAATAATTTATGGGGTATTTTCAGCCTTAAAACTGTTCATGCTCACAAAACTAGAAAACGTTTTCATGCTTCCATGTGTGAACTCTGTGACATAGTTTAAATGTGGAGCTAAAGAAATGTGCGAATAATAAGAAACacctggggcctcatgtacaagAGTAcgcagctttcatactaaaagttggcggtagggagaaattctgaaacttgcgGCACACCAAAAAATTCTGATGAACAAAACCGTGCGTAGACATGTCCCCGCACACGTAGTTTTCACACATCCCTATTTGCGGTGAATTCTGTGTAGCTGCATGTGGCACTTGGACCGCCTGGTCCCCgtccataaatacatatgcaaagcaGGATAAATAGCCAGAAGGCACCCACCATGTGTCCAgataaccatggcaacggtgctgtgACAGTCAAAGAACCGAACTGGTTCCTTTCGGTGGACAAACACTAAGAGAGACTTTGTCTACACACCATGAGGGATATCTGTAgtgaattacagcaaaccaacaatTTCAGCGATCAGCAACTAAAACCtggctgaaaacatttttttggctCGTACCCGTttttatggacatgtgtgatCGTTTACACCTTGTCCACCTTAGGAATCATAAAAACCGTTGTTGAAAATGAATCTGCTGATCCGACACCGGAGAATGAAAGTGACCATAagatgattcacatgcattCTATGCTCCTCAGCGCACAGACAGATGTGCATTTCCATCTACATCCGACTGAGGTTGTTCCCATTATTGCATGAggctaaatgtgattcagtttcattgcTTGTGTTTgaaccataaaagctcaaacttatggaaaaacatcaggtttgatggTCCATCGaaaaatttaaattgaataGTCTTATTTCAGAGTATTCAGGTGAGTTTTAGTTCTGTTGTTTGCTATTGTCAACTGAAAACGTTTGCGTGGATTCCTTACATCTTCACGCAACATTCATGCTGAGTTATATAGTGTTGTGTTAAAGCACTTTCATTTAAAAGCAAAGGACAGTTTGGAGATACATTTTTGTCTAATTTTAGGTTCCAGCCAAAATGTGGCCatgcatttaatatttataatgaATAATTAATACTATTTGAAAACAATATTCAATATGTCTTACCTTTCCGCCTTTTTACTTGGATTCTGACACTGTTTAGTGCATGTAAACAAGGTGGGGACAAAATTAGGCCTGTCTGGATCCGTAGAAGCCTCCcctggaaaaaacaaagaaaaatgtttaagagGAGGTTGAGCTACAgctcatattttaatatttttgcaaactCCTAAGCAGCTTCTAGGCTACCTGTGACGAAATGAGCGCCACAAATGCGAACATCTGCACCGATTTCACTGCTGCTCCCGTTGGCTTGTTGGATTGCCTCTATCCATAAACGCCTCCTGTTGACCTGAAACTGACGGCTCCCGCCGGGGATTCTGTAAAATCTTAAGCTAGTGCCGGGGGTGTAACGGTTATTACAACCAGACACGCAACAAAACGACATTATTGCGTTGGGAATTAGCTGTGGACAGCATTAGCAGGGAGGTTCGTTTAACGGCGGACTTCGCGTCACAGATGAAGCGTGCGCATCTTTGAGATGACGTCACGCACACTGGGACAAACAACGGTCCAACCAgagctcctcttcttcttcttcttcttcttcttcttctttttcttttgttttttttattggcggATGGCAGCCAACTTAAGGTCCATTTACCGCCATCTACCAGGCTGGAGTGTGGTCATCAATAATCTCAGAGGGAAAAGAATAATACAAACCTCAATGGTATACACGAATGTTCAAATTCacatccatacacacacacacacacacacacacacatatatatatatatatatatgtgtgtgtacacAAATGCATACACACataaacatacacacatactTTAAATACGATTAAATAACCCTGTGTTTTTCAACAATCTAATTAAtttactcgtacttgtcgtcttccactttatccgggaccgggtcggaggggcaacagactcagcagagacgcccagacgtccctctccccagacacctcctccagctcccaaGGCGCCCAAGAAgttcccgggccagccgagagacatagtccctccagtgtgtcctgggccgtcccctgggcctcctcccggtgggacgtgcctggaacacctcccgaggaaggcgtccaggaggcatccggtatagatgcccgagccgcctcagctggctcctcttgatgtggaggagcagcagctctactccgagcccctcccggatggccgagctcctcaccctatctctaagggagagcccggccaccctacggaggaagctcatttcagccgcttgtatccgggatctcgttctttcggtcatgacccaaagttcatggccataggtgagggtaggaacttagaccgaccggtaaatcgagagcttcacttttcggctcagctctctcc
This DNA window, taken from Girardinichthys multiradiatus isolate DD_20200921_A chromosome 1, DD_fGirMul_XY1, whole genome shotgun sequence, encodes the following:
- the LOC124870195 gene encoding protein-serine O-palmitoleoyltransferase porcupine-like isoform X3, translating into MGVFSRQKFFQELAHGCLLPTAQQGLEQVWQLLVICLLCRLLWMLGLPSFVKHLCTVAGGFYTLYLFFELHMIWVVLLSLLCYLFLFLCRHSTIRGTFLSITVLIYLLLGELHMMDTTNWHKMRGSQMVVAMKAISLAFDLDRGIVTNVPSPIEFMGYIYFVGTVIFGPWISFNSYKEALEGRKLSLGWLLKVSFSWVKSQICLVISNCVAPYLFPYFIPVYGDKLLRRWLLAFENTMSFHFSNYFVGYLSETTATLAGAGFTEEKENLKWDLSVSKPLNIEFPRSMVEVVTSWNLPMSRFLHTYVFKSALKFGMFTAIMVTYIASALLHGLSFHLGAVLISLGFITYVEHVLRKRLAVIFNACVHSRKCQPNCSHQNKKKLWVYMINIAFSALALLHLTYLGSVFNSSVDYMEEDEDDITHHTIQKWSELSWTSHWATFGCWILYRLIL
- the LOC124870195 gene encoding protein-serine O-palmitoleoyltransferase porcupine-like isoform X2, producing the protein MGVFSRQKFFQELAHGCLLPTAQQGLEQVWQLLVICLLCRLLWMLGLPSFVKHLCTVAGGFYTLYLFFELHMIWVVLLSLLCYLFLFLCRHSTIRGTFLSITVLIYLLLGELHMMDTTNWHKMRGSQMVVAMKAISLAFDLDRGIVTNVPSPIEFMGYIYFVGTVIFGPWISFNSYKEALEGRKLSLGWLLKVSFSWVKSQICLVISNCVAPYLFPYFIPVYGDKLLRSKKRRKIRWLLAFENTMSFHFSNYFVGYLSETTATLAGAGFTEEKENLKWDLSVSKPLNIEFPRSMVEVVTSWNLPMSRFLHTYVFKSALKFGMFTAIMVTYIASALLHGLSFHLGAVLISLGFITYVEHVLRKRLAVIFNACVHSRKCQPNCSHQNKKKLWVYMINIAFSALALLHLTYLGSVFNSSVDYMEEDEDDITHHTIQKWSELSWTSHWATFGCWILYRLIL
- the LOC124870195 gene encoding protein-serine O-palmitoleoyltransferase porcupine-like isoform X1; its protein translation is MGVFSRQKFFQELAHGCLLPTAQQGLEQVWQLLVICLLCRLLWMLGLPSFVKHLCTVAGGFYTLYLFFELHMIWVVLLSLLCYLFLFLCRHSTIRGTFLSITVLIYLLLGELHMMDTTNWHKMRGSQMVVAMKAISLAFDLDRGIVTNVPSPIEFMGYIYFVGTVIFGPWISFNSYKEALEGRKLSLGWLLKVSFSWVKSQICLVISNCVAPYLFPYFIPVYGDKLLRSKKRRKIRGSLAKWLLAFENTMSFHFSNYFVGYLSETTATLAGAGFTEEKENLKWDLSVSKPLNIEFPRSMVEVVTSWNLPMSRFLHTYVFKSALKFGMFTAIMVTYIASALLHGLSFHLGAVLISLGFITYVEHVLRKRLAVIFNACVHSRKCQPNCSHQNKKKLWVYMINIAFSALALLHLTYLGSVFNSSVDYMEEDEDDITHHTIQKWSELSWTSHWATFGCWILYRLIL
- the LOC124869043 gene encoding cylicin-1-like, which gives rise to MSFCCVSGCNNRYTPGTSLRFYRIPGGSRQFQVNRRRLWIEAIQQANGSSSEIGADVRICGAHFVTGEASTDPDRPNFVPTLFTCTKQCQNPSKKAERASGCQKRRQQKPYGKTKTTTTTREVAETENTRALRKDAETENTRALRKDAETENTRALRKDAETENTRALRKDAEIENTRALRKDAETENTRAQRKDAETENTRALRKDAETENTRVLRKDAETENTRALRKDAETENTRALRKDAETENTRALRKDAETENTQALRKDAETENTRALRKDAETENTQALRKDADTENTRALRKDAETENTRALRKDAETENTRALRKDAETENTRALRKDAETENTRALRKDAETENTRALRKDAETENTRALRKDAETENTRALRKDAETENTRALRKDAETENTRVLRKDAETENTRALRKDADTENTGALRKDAETENTHTLGEDEETKKSPTQPASESPSDHQSHPLMETGDELLPEIQTLLCTSMSKEEETEDKKIYDKDQGLTNSESKPETIKPENKSSLNITPLQQKPPGGMLKQDKMNPVVLLKPLVLPQGAYQVDLRNETFTAVSPKERREETDMSQSGLTEPYLNTRDQPSFPCNLCDRTFTTSHYLKRHKLLHVRDVRKCLRCGALFCRRHNHVLFQTRSEPLPESEESSSGSEDELLDNNVSKEKDETSKITKMVDHTLNTLTDTPPDSPALTSSPLLKTFPLTDIRKPLLVSVKPAAVPSPPSPIFRLPNNQGTLFRFKPLLSDSSPALIQPHLSQQPQLPSSLKIFSAQHLTSALLDVQRNYEYILSKPKKEVKIKEEPEELVQICPDEPPVKQVKLEKIAYDLEIVI